The following proteins are co-located in the Ailuropoda melanoleuca isolate Jingjing chromosome 13, ASM200744v2, whole genome shotgun sequence genome:
- the THBD gene encoding thrombomodulin: protein MQHQPFPPGTSFLFPNVQEGGPCTYKPGPGPAGMSEAASPGLRAAAGHVWAGTNANGCLQRRPAPLSHRRAWAPSRRLRSPQCLHAVCRDTMLRVLLLGVLAPAGLGLPAPPEPQPRGSQCVEHDCFELFRGPATFLAASQACEGLGGHLMTVRSSVAADVISLLLSGDSGDSPRLWIGLQLQPGCSDPGQLGPLRGFQWVTGDNRTSYSRWARFHVDQAPLCGPLCVAVSEAGALAPGEPAWEEQQCTAEADGFLCEFHFAASCRPLLVDSGAVAAGGVTITYSTPFGARGADFQALPVGSSATVAPFGVELECAAPPGEAEARWGRDAPGAWDCSVENGGCQHTCNGSAETSHCLCPPDAYLQADGRSCAALADHLCHKLCEHYCIPSSYVPGSYSCMCETGYRLAADQHRCEDVDDCIQVPNPCPQKCVNTRGAFECHCNPGFELVDNECVEPVDPCFGNKCEYQCQPVGQTDYHCICAEGFAPSPHDPHRCQMFCNQTACPADCDPNSPTSCQCPEGYILDDGFMCTDIDECENGDCPPEACRNLPGTYECICGPDSPFAGQFATDCDPIKVNSDVDGDGDLGSGEPPVSPTPGATSSPSPVGPLHSGVLIGISIASLSLVVALLALLCHLRKKQGASRAELEYKCGAPTKEVVLQHMRTEQMPQKL from the coding sequence ATGCAGCATCAGCCCTTCCCACCAggcacttccttccttttcccgaACGTCCAGGAGGGAGGGCCGTGCACTTATAAACCCGGGCCCGGGCCCGCCGGCATGTCAGAGGCTGCTTCGCCAGGGCTGCGCGCCGCGGCTGGACACGTCTGGGCTGGGACAAACGCAAACGGCTGTCTCCAGAGGCGCCCTGCGCCTCTCAGCCACCGCCGGGCTTGGGCCCCATCGCGGCGCTTGCGCTCTCCCCAGTGCCTGCACGCGGTGTGCCGGGACACCATGCTGCGGGTCCTGCTTCTTGGCGTGCTGGCCCCCGCCGGTCTGGGGCTCCCCGCGCCCCCAGAGCCTCAGCCACGCGGCAGCCAGTGCGTCGAGCACGACTGCTTCGAGCTCTTCCGGGGCCCCGCGACCTTCCTCGCAGCCAGCCAGGCCTGCGAGGGGTTGGGGGGCCACCTGATGACCGTGCGCTCCTCAGTGGCGGCTGATGTCATCTCCCTGCTACTGAGCGGTGACAGCGGCGACAGCCCGCGCCTCTGGATCGGCCTGCAGCTCCAGCCCGGCTGCAGCGACCCGGGGCAACTCGGGCCCTTGCGCGGCTTCCAGTGGGTTACTGGCGACAACCGCACCAGCTACAGCAGGTGGGCGCGGTTCCACGTCGACCAGGCGCCTCTCTGCGGTCCCCTGTGCGTCGCAGTCTCGGAAGCTGGGGCCCTAGCACCCGGTGAGCCGGCCTGGGAGGAGCAGCAGTGCACTGCAGAGGCCGACGGTTTCCTCTGCGAGTTCCACTTCGCAGCCTCTTGCAGGCCCCTGCTTGTGGACTCTGGCGCCGTGGCGGCCGGTGGTGTGACGATCACCTATAGCACCCCGTTCGGGGCCCGCGGCGCGGACTTCCAGGCGCTGCCGGTGGGTAGCTCCGCCACTGTAGCGCCCTTCGGAGTGGAGCTGGAGTGCGCGGCGCCGCCAGGAGAGGCCGAGGCGCGCTGGGGCCGGGATGCGCCTGGCGCCTGGGACTGCAGCGTGGAGAACGGTGGCTGCCAGCACACTTGCAACGGGAGCGCCGAGACTTCGCATTGCCTCTGCCCACCTGACGCCTACCTGCAGGCTGACGGGCGCTCTTGCGCCGCACTAGCGGATCACTTGTGCCACAAACTCTGCGAGCATTATTGCATTCCCAGCAGTTATGTGCCCGGCTCCTACTCGTGCATGTGCGAGACGGGCTACCGGCTGGCTGCCGACCAGCACCGGTGCGAGGACGTGGACGACTGTATCCAGGTGCCCAATCCATGCCCGCAGAAATGTGTTAATACGCGGGGCGCTTTTGAATGCCACTGCAACCCCGGCTTCGAGCTGGTGGACAACGAATGCGTGGAGCCAGTGGACCCGTGCTTTGGGAATAAGTGCGAGTACCAGTGCCAGCCCGTGGGCCAAACTGACTACCACTGCATCTGCGCCGAGGGCTTCGCGCCCAGCCCTCACGACCCACACAGGTGCCAGATGTTCTGCAACCAGACTGCATGCCCAGCTGACTGCGACCCCAACAGCCCGACTTCCTGCCAGTGCCCCGAAGGCTACATCCTGGACGATGGCTTCATGTGCACGGACATCGACGAGTGCGAAAATGGAGACTGCCCCCCCGAGGCCTGCCGCAACCTCCCAGGCACCTACGAGTGCATCTGCGGGCCTGACTCGCCTTTTGCTGGCCAGTTTGCCACTGACTGTGACCCCATCAAGGTGAACAGTGACGTTGATGGTGATGGCGACCTTGGCTCTGGGGAGCCCCCAGTCAGCCCGACTCCGGGCGCCACCTCCAGCCCCTCACCTGTAGGGCCGTTGCATTCGGGAGTGCTCATCGGCATCTCCATCGCCAGCCTGTCTCTGGTGGTGGCGCTTTTGGCGCTCCTGTGCCACCTGCGCAAGAAGCAAGGCGCCTCGAGGGCGGAGCTGGAGTACAAGTGTGGTGCTCCAACCAAGGAGGTGGTGCTGCAGCACATGCGAACCGAGCAGATGCCTCAGAAACTCTGA